One genomic region from Leptolyngbyaceae cyanobacterium JSC-12 encodes:
- a CDS encoding hypothetical protein (IMG reference gene:2510097044) has product MASSSCLNEGCLPEEILSYKNIPNIYYFFDIRMLYIAINENFDDFGSFNILISI; this is encoded by the coding sequence ATGGCATCCTCTTCATGCCTCAATGAGGGATGCCTGCCTGAAGAAATACTTAGTTATAAGAATATCCCTAATATTTACTATTTTTTTGACATCAGAATGCTCTATATCGCTATTAATGAGAATTTTGATGATTTTGGTAGTTTTAATATCCTAATTTCCATATAA
- a CDS encoding DNA-binding ferritin-like protein (oxidative damage protectant) (IMG reference gene:2510097043~PFAM: Ferritin-like domain), translated as MPEVQVPVRPFDQVADNPVLFDRSVTTPIIEGFNIALASFQALYIQYQKHHFVVEGAEFYSLHEFFAESYEQVQEYVHKIGERLNGLGGIPVASFTKLAELCCFTPEPDGGFTSRQMVEHDLAAEQAVISLLRKQAAQAESLGDRATRLMYEQMLLETEDRAFHLAHFLAHDSLTLAYVASRN; from the coding sequence ATGCCGGAAGTTCAAGTACCAGTTAGACCTTTTGATCAAGTTGCTGATAATCCAGTTTTATTTGATCGCTCCGTTACAACTCCAATTATTGAGGGGTTTAACATTGCCCTTGCCAGTTTTCAAGCGCTGTATATTCAATACCAAAAACATCATTTTGTTGTGGAAGGAGCTGAATTTTATTCACTCCATGAGTTCTTTGCTGAAAGTTATGAGCAAGTTCAGGAATATGTCCACAAAATTGGTGAACGTCTAAACGGATTGGGTGGTATTCCAGTTGCCAGTTTCACCAAACTAGCTGAGTTATGTTGCTTTACTCCTGAACCCGATGGGGGGTTCACCTCTCGGCAGATGGTAGAACATGACTTGGCGGCAGAACAAGCTGTGATCAGTTTGTTACGTAAACAGGCAGCCCAGGCTGAAAGCTTAGGCGATCGCGCTACTCGCCTAATGTATGAACAAATGCTGCTGGAAACCGAAGATCGAGCCTTCCATCTGGCTCATTTCCTGGCGCATGACAGCCTTACTCTGGCATATGTCGCAAGCCGCAATTAG
- a CDS encoding hypothetical protein (IMG reference gene:2510097045), with the protein MVDKSTVMVPKAPSFEEALQISEALVERMADGSLPEAEAQRAIAELMSSSNGARGFFVVYLSEPRSLPAFTQAVLAALKTAPDVVSSLLVKNLAMSTAMAVTHRRNQNEEQALGSDQVRERSLHLIQQLQTSELQKEVIALAQSIDGTADSYQTFLQQWGYDQEQQQAIRQALAQTHLLK; encoded by the coding sequence ATGGTGGATAAGTCTACAGTGATGGTTCCCAAAGCTCCATCGTTTGAAGAAGCGTTACAGATTTCTGAAGCACTGGTTGAGCGCATGGCAGACGGTTCTTTACCGGAAGCAGAGGCGCAACGGGCGATCGCAGAATTGATGTCTAGTAGTAACGGTGCACGGGGCTTTTTTGTAGTGTATCTCAGCGAACCGCGATCGCTGCCTGCCTTTACTCAAGCTGTGCTTGCAGCCCTCAAAACTGCTCCAGATGTTGTTTCTTCGCTGTTGGTGAAGAATTTAGCGATGTCCACAGCTATGGCAGTCACCCATCGCCGCAACCAGAATGAAGAGCAAGCGCTCGGTTCAGACCAGGTAAGGGAGCGATCGCTGCATCTAATACAGCAACTACAAACCTCAGAACTACAGAAAGAGGTGATAGCGCTGGCTCAAAGTATTGATGGAACCGCTGATTCTTACCAGACGTTTTTGCAGCAGTGGGGCTACGACCAGGAACAGCAACAAGCAATTCGGCAAGCTCTAGCACAAACCCATCTGCTCAAATAA
- a CDS encoding Holliday junction DNA helicase subunit RuvB (IMG reference gene:2510097046~PFAM: Holliday junction DNA helicase ruvB C-terminus; Holliday junction DNA helicase ruvB N-terminus~TIGRFAM: Holliday junction DNA helicase, RuvB subunit), translating to MAIISSKKQPSEPGDNEQPGLFSSRQTLTPPGQVTKLGQSSQPPPLLHANAKPEEYGQQEERLRPHKLAEYVGQKDLKEVLDIAIRAAKARQETLDHLLLYGPPGLGKTTLSLILAEEMKVGCKITTAPALERPRDIVGLLVSLQPGDLLFIDEIHRLPRVTEEILYPAMEDFRLDITVGKGSSARTRSLPLPRFTLVGATTRVGALTSPLRDRFGLIQRLRFYELDELVQIVLRTASILSTPITKDGAAEIARRSRGTPRIANRLLKRVRDYVQVKESGKITEAIAAEALEKFAVDPCGLDWVDRRLLTVMIEHFNGGPVGLETIAAATGEDSQTIEEVYEPYLLQIGYLNRTPRGRVATSAAWKHLGYTPPENQLSML from the coding sequence ATGGCAATCATCTCTTCCAAGAAACAGCCATCTGAGCCAGGTGACAATGAGCAACCTGGCTTGTTTTCATCGCGGCAAACACTGACACCGCCCGGACAGGTTACCAAACTTGGTCAGTCCTCCCAGCCTCCCCCCCTACTACACGCTAATGCCAAACCTGAAGAATATGGTCAGCAGGAAGAGCGATTGCGCCCTCACAAATTAGCTGAATACGTTGGGCAAAAGGACTTGAAGGAGGTTTTAGACATTGCTATCCGAGCAGCCAAAGCCCGGCAGGAAACATTGGATCATTTGCTCCTCTACGGTCCACCGGGGTTAGGGAAAACGACGCTGTCACTAATCTTGGCGGAAGAAATGAAAGTGGGCTGTAAAATCACTACAGCTCCGGCACTAGAACGGCCAAGAGACATTGTTGGGTTATTGGTGAGTCTGCAACCAGGGGATTTGTTGTTTATTGATGAAATTCATCGGTTGCCGCGAGTGACAGAAGAAATTTTGTATCCCGCGATGGAAGATTTTCGGCTGGATATTACAGTAGGCAAAGGCTCTAGTGCCCGGACGCGATCGCTACCGTTACCAAGATTTACATTGGTTGGTGCCACTACACGAGTCGGAGCCTTGACCTCTCCTCTACGCGATCGCTTTGGGCTGATTCAACGATTGCGCTTTTATGAACTGGATGAATTGGTACAGATTGTCCTGCGGACTGCGTCAATCCTTAGCACTCCGATTACAAAGGACGGGGCGGCTGAAATCGCTCGTCGCTCCCGCGGAACCCCCCGCATTGCCAATCGTCTACTAAAACGAGTTCGCGATTACGTGCAAGTGAAAGAATCAGGCAAGATTACGGAAGCGATCGCCGCTGAAGCTCTGGAAAAATTTGCCGTTGATCCGTGCGGCTTAGATTGGGTTGATCGTCGCCTGCTCACCGTCATGATCGAACATTTTAACGGTGGACCAGTAGGACTAGAAACCATTGCTGCTGCCACAGGTGAAGATTCCCAAACCATTGAAGAAGTCTACGAACCCTATCTGCTGCAAATCGGCTACCTGAATCGCACTCCACGCGGTCGTGTTGCCACCTCCGCTGCCTGGAAACATTTGGGATACACGCCCCCCGAAAATCAACTTTCAATGCTTTAG